CGGCAAAAATATTTCAGGTGTTTAGCTATAATTACTATCTAAGAAAGTCAAGAAGACTTGGTTGCAGGATTTTGGCCGAGGTAGCCATAGTTGCTTTTAAGGTATTTTCATTTTGGCTTAAATTACTAAAAATTTCGAAAGAATCTACATCTTCAATGTTCGATTGCTTAGACTTTTCGTCGACACTTGCTTTCTGTAATGAATCTATTGTGTTCTGAAGATTCATTACACGCGAACCCACCTTAGCTCTAGCATGTACGATCTGATCCATCGCCACATCAATTTTGTCTAACGAGTCCTGAATGGCTGCCTTATCATTCGACACCATCCCGGTTTCAAGATTTGCGAGAACCTTAAAAATATTTTCACCTTCCATGAAAACACTCATTTCTCCAAAATCGCTCTCTTTAGAAGAGGTCGGAGAAGAAGCCGAAGAAGAGGCAGACTTCACACTTGCCAAATCACGAATTGAGCCTTCTTCCTTTTGCCCTTCTTCGCCTTTTTGTCTCATCTCTTGCATCTGAGTTTCGCTCAACTCACCAGGACCCGCAGGAACCGAATTCAATACTCCACTCGTCTTAGCATCCCGACCCAAGAAAACAACGTCACCAGGAAGATTCATCGCAACGTAGGCACCCTTATTGATTTCGATCATGATCTCGCCACGGTCACCTTTGTACGCACCATCGTTTTTAAATGGATTGTCCGTAGTTCCGTAGCCACCAAAAATAAATCTATTTCCCAATTTTCTGTTCGCAACTTGAAGTGACTGATTATAAAGCTGACGAATCTCCGTCGCTACGGCCTTTCTCGTGATATCACTCGAACTCGGATCGTTGGATTGTGATAACGCGAGTTCTTTTGCTCTGATCAAACCATTCGTTACTTCTTCCAGAGATTGATCGGTAAAGTTTAAGAATGTTTGTGCAAAATCTAAATTCTTTAAATACTGATCGATACCTTTGGCGTCAGTTCTTGAACTCAATAGTTTTGTAGTCCCAACCGGATCATCCGAAGGCTTATTGATTCTCTTTTGAGAGGCAGCCTGAGTCTGAAGTTCAGACATCTCAGAGCGGTTCTTCTCTAGAGCAATCTTGGTCTTAGCATAATTCATCGAATCAGAGACTCTCACTTAAAACCTTACCTCTTCAAGTTAATAACTGTGTCGAGCATCTCATCTGCGGTCTTAATCAACTTCGCCGATGCATCGAACGCTTTTTGGTACTCAATCATTTTTACTGTTTCTTCATCAATACTCACGCCACTGATACTTTCTCTGATATTTTTCAATTGAGAAAGTGATTCTGCTTGGTGTTCGAATAATGATCTCGATTTTTTTGTTACGACCGATAATTCTCCAACTAATCCATTATAGAAATCATCGAGCGTGTCTTCACCATTAAGTAATGGTTTATATTGTAACGATGAGATCACGTTAGCTACGCGGTTATCTGCCGGGGCATCTGGCATTAAACCAGCTGCGATAAAGCTCACATCTCTTGAAATTGTATCACTGATATCAATGCGCGAAGCTGTTCCTTTTTCTGGTCCATTCAAATCAAAGAATTGTCCAGCGGGACGACTTTTTTGGTCATAACCCATTTGGTGAACTTCGTTGATACTTTCAGCCATTGAGTAAGCGAGTTTATCCACTTTGCTCATGATATCGTTAATCACTTTATCACGCACTTCGAGCATACCGCCGAGCTTACCGCCATTGATCTGAGTCGTGACATTGTATTTTGTCGAACGCTCATTGGCTTGGAAGGAAATATCGTTATTCCCTTCTCTCTTTAAACCTTTTTCAGGAGTGCTTTCACTACTTAGTTTTGCAGCATCGTAACCACTCACAAGAACAATTGTGCTCCCGGCCGTCACGTTCACTTTTCCGTTTTCTACTTCTGCGTACTTGATATTAATTTTTTCGCCGAGTTCTTTTAAGATATGATCACGACGATCTCTGTGATCATTCGCCACTGAACC
The Bdellovibrionota bacterium DNA segment above includes these coding regions:
- the flgL gene encoding flagellar hook-associated protein FlgL; the protein is MRVSDSMNYAKTKIALEKNRSEMSELQTQAASQKRINKPSDDPVGTTKLLSSRTDAKGIDQYLKNLDFAQTFLNFTDQSLEEVTNGLIRAKELALSQSNDPSSSDITRKAVATEIRQLYNQSLQVANRKLGNRFIFGGYGTTDNPFKNDGAYKGDRGEIMIEINKGAYVAMNLPGDVVFLGRDAKTSGVLNSVPAGPGELSETQMQEMRQKGEEGQKEEGSIRDLASVKSASSSASSPTSSKESDFGEMSVFMEGENIFKVLANLETGMVSNDKAAIQDSLDKIDVAMDQIVHARAKVGSRVMNLQNTIDSLQKASVDEKSKQSNIEDVDSFEIFSNLSQNENTLKATMATSAKILQPSLLDFLR
- the flgK gene encoding flagellar hook-associated protein FlgK: MSKVSSVMNIAQRSMMNAQTGLQTVSHNIANKNTEGYTRQRLEIQSTAPTGLGKVQIGTGAKTTAVTRTNNPHLEKQIQFEQMKMGFGEGKMAYLNRVENIFNEQINKGLNHFMGEFFNAFRELSNYPESLPIRTQVKETAWNMTQDFKRIDSQMKKIQDEVDNEIVGEINEVNRMAEEIADLNQKVESIEITGSVANDHRDRRDHILKELGEKINIKYAEVENGKVNVTAGSTIVLVSGYDAAKLSSESTPEKGLKREGNNDISFQANERSTKYNVTTQINGGKLGGMLEVRDKVINDIMSKVDKLAYSMAESINEVHQMGYDQKSRPAGQFFDLNGPEKGTASRIDISDTISRDVSFIAAGLMPDAPADNRVANVISSLQYKPLLNGEDTLDDFYNGLVGELSVVTKKSRSLFEHQAESLSQLKNIRESISGVSIDEETVKMIEYQKAFDASAKLIKTADEMLDTVINLKR